Genomic DNA from Oryza sativa Japonica Group chromosome 5, ASM3414082v1:
aaaaacaatgtttcagcaaatatgaaagaatgtttcaattcttaaaaaaaagtgaaacacgATCAGATCGCTAGATGAAACAATTTGGTTCAACGTATGCAACAAACGATttaaagccattgcaacacttaaAACTCGTGTACATCAACAAACCACGTGTCCATCAAGTTGAAAATATTAAACAGTATCAAAAATTCACTGCAACATGTGATCCATACATAGGAAAACATCACGAGTATactagctgaaacattgttggtggaacaaaaaatgaaacggatcCCCCTTAATAGGGTGTTTCCATTATATCCGGGCGGCTGTTGCAATGGGCGCGCGTGGTGGGGGCGCATGGTGAGGGCGCGCGAGGCgtgggcggcgcggggcgcctgattttttttctccccatcGGGCGCCCGACGGGGAGGATTTCCGAAGAAAATTTGGCTGAATGAATACCATCACTAAAAAAGATATGCTACGGTAAATGACAAGGAAACATTTTCAGAAACTTCATATTTTCATATCAACCAAAAGAATTGAAATGTGGTAATCTGTAATTTCACAGTATGCCAACTACCTGCCCACTTTAAGGACTTAAAGCAGTATCAATGTATACCAATAAAGAAAGAACACAATGCATATGTAATGACTGCAATTTTGTAGTGAATTCACTTCACTTGTTTTCCAAACCATAACTTTTAGAACTATCTCGGCAGGCCATATATACAAGACTCAACAGATTAATAACTCAATTGTAAGGATGAAAAATAATGGTGGTGCTCTCTCAACAAAGGCCAGATGACCGATTTTACAATATTACAaggcttgatttttttttgtggaaaaAACACCAGATTTTTAAGATTGAAGACACCTTGTTCACCATAGGACTAGCTAAGAGTTCTTATCTGGAAGAGAGAAGGCCTAAAACGGTCAGTTTCCACTTTCTTGTACAGTATTAAACAGACTAAAATCAGTAAATTCACACTGATAAGAGGTTAGCATGCTTTCCTTAGCAATTAAACCAAGCAAATAGTGTAGACAGTATATTTAAATACTATAGATCTAGGCCACTAAATTGCTAAAGCTTTACATGAATACATAAACCATTTCTTGATGAACTGGAAATTCTGTTTGATTCTTTTGACATTGTGACTTTGAGATAGGTGATTTGATAGGTTCACCAATTAGGTAAGTTCTCTTCTCTAACTGTCATTCCGAAGGGATAGTCAATCTTCAAGAGCATATGTAAACATCAAACAACGTATCCTATATCAGCATTACAGAGAATGTAATTATTTTCATTGCTATATCATGTATCCAGACCAAGCAGTCCCAATGGACTCATAGAATGGCAGAGGCAAATAGAGCTCTTGCACATTTTCGTTAATCCATGAACAGAATCTAGGGAAAAATTCATAATGAATTAGCATACGACCAATGGTGTCTAGTAATAAAAACCAAGGTACAGTACATGAAATATTCAACTCCCAATTCGTTTGTCTTCTGATATGTAATACTAAGCATCAAATTTAGAATTTTTATTCCTGTATTATTTGAATCTCACTTTCCCTCCTTTTAGTCAGATATAAGTTTGTTTCCTCAGCAAGACAACTGTTACAACTGCTCCATTTCTTCCCCTCAAAGTATCAGGACATAATAAGGTTATCAACCAAATACTTCATGTGCGCTAAAAGCAATTAATTCAGCTAGGTCCCTAGTTCTAGCTGTGGCATCACTAGTGTTTTGCAGTTTTGCCATCCAAAGACAATAGTCAACTAAGTTCAGGGATAGCTTCCCAGTCAATTTGCTCTCATAGTTTGGTGTTCAAATGTTGCAACACTTAACTAACAACATCAAACCTGCCTAAAAATCATTGTAAAATATCAAATTCAACTATAGTTGTAATTGGATGCTAAAAGGTGTGCATACCTCCATTTGGGTAGAGATGCTCCTGGAGACCCCCATTGGCCATGAATTCATAGACCAGCAGCCGGTGTCCACCCTCTGAACAATGGCCAATCAAGCCCAAAAGATAAGGTGATCGAAGCCGACTCAGCAGCTCCACCTGCCAAAAGATCACCAATGCCCCATATTAACCGCTCAAACTTGATTAGAACAGCTTAGAATTCCAGCAGTAGCAACATCATAACCCAGATTTACGGTAATTAGAGCTCCATGTGTGTGTTTAGAGCCAACTACAGGCCAAACCAAGCAACCGAACACTCCATTTTTGGAAACATCTTTGACAAGATGCCAAACCAAAACTAACCCCAATAGACGACAGTGACCCCATTTCGCTCGGAAACTCCGCAGTGTCTCATTGTCTCCATTGGACCGCAAAATTTCATCAACATATATAACTCGCAATGGGTGGTAAATTCGAATTTACCGCCCGTTGCATGTTATTCTGTCCCAGGCCCCAATCTCAGACGGAAACCCGCATTTCAATTGCTGGTAATTACTCGAAAcgcagattattttttttacctccaTCTCGAACTCCTCTTCCCCCTGCTTGCCGGGGCGATCCATGAGCTTGACCGCGACCTTCCTCCCATCGGGGAGCACCCCGCGGTAGACGGCCCCGAAGCTCCCCTGCCCCACCACGTGCGCCCGCCCGAACCCGCCCGTGGCGGCGTGCAGCTGGCGGTAGCTGAACACCTGGACGGCCCCCCTCTCCCCGCCGaccacgaccgccgccgccgcgccgtcgctggCGGAGTTGCTAGACGGGCTCTCCTTCCCGAGCGTCGGGGCATTCgcggaaggaggagggggaggcagcggcgggggcatgggaggaggcgaggaggaggaggagcggcggtggtgcTTGGGGAGGTCGAGCgagtggaggcggcgggagaCCTTGcgggtgatgtagcagtagtaggcgaaggcggcgacgagggagaggagggagagcgcCGCGAGGGAGACGATGACCATGAGTGCCACCGACTCCTCCCGCTTgtagtcgtcgccgccgccgccgccgctcgacatTGGAACCCTAGGTctcggaggtggaggaggaggaatggaGGAGGGAATAGCGATCGCGAGAAGACGACGAGGGTTTTGAGGGGTTTGGGGGCGGAGGTGGGGGCGGAAGCGGAAGCTCTTCTTTATGCGCGGAAACCGAGGTTGGAGACAGGGAGGAGTGGGGGTGGGCCCGCAGTGTCAGTGAATGCGACAGTGGCGACGCTTTCTCACAA
This window encodes:
- the LOC4338080 gene encoding probable serine/threonine-protein kinase PBL7 isoform X2 — translated: MSSGGGGGDDYKREESVALMVIVSLAALSLLSLVAAFAYYCYITRKVSRRLHSLDLPKHHRRSSSSSPPPMPPPLPPPPPSANAPTLGKESPSSNSASDGAAAAVVVGGERGAVQVFSYRQLHAATGGFGRAHVVGQGSFGAVYRGVLPDGRKVAVKLMDRPGKQGEEEFEMEVELLSRLRSPYLLGLIGHCSEGGHRLLVYEFMANGGLQEHLYPNGGSCGGISKLDWPTRMRIALEAAKGLEYLHERVNPPVIHRDFKSSNILLDKDFRARVSDFGLAKLGSDRAGGHVSTRVLGTQGYVAPEYALTGHLTTKSDVYSYGVVLLELLTGRVPVDMKRPPGEGVLVNWALPMLTDREKVVQILDPALEGQYSLKDAVQVAAIAAMCVQQEADYRPLMADVVQSLVPLVKNRSTPKTCNPSVQA
- the LOC4338080 gene encoding probable serine/threonine-protein kinase PBL7 isoform X1, giving the protein MSSGGGGGDDYKREESVALMVIVSLAALSLLSLVAAFAYYCYITRKVSRRLHSLDLPKHHRRSSSSSPPPMPPPLPPPPPSANAPTLGKESPSSNSASDGAAAAVVVGGERGAVQVFSYRQLHAATGGFGRAHVVGQGSFGAVYRGVLPDGRKVAVKLMDRPGKQGEEEFEMEVELLSRLRSPYLLGLIGHCSEGGHRLLVYEFMANGGLQEHLYPNGADIVGSCGGISKLDWPTRMRIALEAAKGLEYLHERVNPPVIHRDFKSSNILLDKDFRARVSDFGLAKLGSDRAGGHVSTRVLGTQGYVAPEYALTGHLTTKSDVYSYGVVLLELLTGRVPVDMKRPPGEGVLVNWALPMLTDREKVVQILDPALEGQYSLKDAVQVAAIAAMCVQQEADYRPLMADVVQSLVPLVKNRSTPKTCNPSVQA